A genomic segment from Gilvibacter sp. SZ-19 encodes:
- the msrB gene encoding peptide-methionine (R)-S-oxide reductase MsrB has protein sequence MLNKIALMALCAVTLACNGQQKSEKEEAKVYPVTKTDAEWRAELTELEYYVLRQAGTERPFTSPLNKNYEAGTYVCAACGTPVFKSEHKFDSGTGWPSFDREIEGNVEYSTDYKIGYARTEEHCATCGGHLGHVFNDGPSDTTGKRHCINGAALNFIPEKGQD, from the coding sequence ATGTTAAATAAAATTGCCTTGATGGCCCTTTGCGCAGTAACACTTGCGTGTAATGGTCAGCAAAAATCAGAAAAAGAAGAAGCAAAGGTTTATCCGGTTACTAAAACTGATGCCGAATGGCGAGCAGAATTGACCGAATTAGAATATTATGTATTGAGACAAGCCGGGACAGAACGTCCATTTACCTCTCCACTGAACAAGAACTACGAAGCAGGCACTTATGTCTGCGCGGCATGTGGTACTCCGGTTTTTAAATCGGAACACAAGTTCGACAGCGGTACAGGTTGGCCTAGTTTTGACCGTGAGATCGAAGGGAACGTGGAATACTCCACGGACTACAAGATCGGTTATGCGCGTACCGAAGAACACTGCGCTACCTGTGGTGGACATTTAGGCCATGTCTTTAACGATGGGCCTAGTGATACCACTGGAAAACGCCATTGTATTAATGGTGCAGCTCTGAATTTTATTCCGGAAAAGGGACAGGACTAG
- a CDS encoding outer membrane beta-barrel protein, translating into MKNKIITLFISFMTLISFAQEGLEVGVAFGLPTGDARFAVAANFVVEGAYWINLADKVALGPKVGYSAMSGDEVVFTDFLDDAPNQNYLTVAAAGLIELADRFWAGADIGYGFGANGFDQNDQIFGIPIENVNGFYYSPRLRYRFSDRLNLEAAYRSILIDDYDASSVTVGVNIQLVK; encoded by the coding sequence ATGAAGAACAAAATAATCACTCTGTTCATTAGTTTTATGACGCTCATCAGCTTTGCTCAAGAAGGCCTAGAAGTTGGAGTTGCCTTTGGTTTGCCCACTGGGGACGCTCGTTTCGCTGTAGCCGCAAATTTTGTGGTAGAAGGAGCCTATTGGATTAATCTGGCCGACAAAGTAGCTTTAGGGCCCAAAGTGGGTTACTCCGCTATGTCAGGAGATGAAGTGGTATTCACCGATTTTTTGGACGATGCACCGAATCAAAACTATCTTACCGTTGCGGCTGCTGGGCTAATTGAACTTGCAGATCGTTTTTGGGCAGGAGCAGACATTGGCTATGGTTTTGGTGCCAACGGATTTGATCAGAACGATCAGATCTTTGGAATCCCTATTGAGAACGTCAATGGCTTCTACTACAGTCCTCGTTTGCGTTATCGTTTTTCTGACAGACTCAATTTAGAAGCAGCTTACCGCTCTATCTTGATCGACGATTATGACGCATCTTCTGTCACCGTTGGAGTGAATATCCAACTTGTAAAATAA
- a CDS encoding porin family protein: MKKLLLIALIGLYGLSTQAQGLDFGIKAGVNFANITDATGLDNRTGFVGGLFVGAKLSDNLGIQVDALYSQQGAEFDLGSFNLDYINIPMVLKYYVAGGLNIQLGPQFGVLIDDDTQTVVGEVINDIATNDFDISGVVGLGLDIPFGLRLEGRYNFGLTDVPDEPAIDFDKGKNSVVTLSLGYSFL; this comes from the coding sequence ATGAAAAAACTTCTTTTAATCGCGCTGATAGGCCTTTACGGACTATCTACACAAGCACAAGGTTTAGACTTTGGTATTAAGGCAGGGGTAAACTTTGCTAATATTACCGACGCTACAGGACTTGACAATCGTACAGGCTTTGTGGGTGGACTATTCGTAGGAGCCAAACTCAGCGATAACCTGGGAATTCAGGTAGATGCGCTTTACTCACAACAAGGTGCGGAGTTCGATCTGGGCTCTTTTAATTTAGATTATATCAATATTCCAATGGTACTTAAATACTACGTGGCCGGAGGTCTGAATATTCAACTTGGGCCTCAGTTTGGAGTGCTGATAGACGATGATACCCAAACTGTAGTGGGTGAGGTAATTAACGATATCGCAACCAACGATTTCGATATCTCGGGCGTAGTTGGTCTTGGTTTGGACATTCCTTTCGGATTGCGCTTAGAAGGCCGTTATAATTTTGGACTTACCGATGTGCCGGACGAACCTGCAATAGACTTTGACAAAGGAAAGAACTCTGTGGTGACTCTTTCGCTAGGATATTCCTTCCTGTAA
- a CDS encoding MFS transporter, translating into MKQVLPKGSKKLMRAWAFYDWANSVYSLVIASAIFPIYYGALFEIAQVDSVNFLGFEIPQTPFITYVTAAAFLVVSIISPILSGIADYVGNKKNFMKFFCYLGSLSCMALYFFDLDYLYLSATAYFLALIGFWGSLVFYNSYLPDVAYPEQQDRLSAQGFSMGYIGSVLLLVVNLVMVLGAPEGGEMAAMKWSFVMVGVWWILFSQYSFYHLPKGNSASGKIHRKILGNGYKELRGVYRSLSSNPRLKRYLAAFFVYSMAVQTVMLVATYFGEQEIAWGGSSEKTMGLIVSILVIQLVAVIGATLTARASRSFGNIQTLVVINIIWVAICVVAYFITEPFEFYATAGVVGLVMGGIQALSRSTYSKFLPETEDTTSYFSFYDVAEKIGIVIGMGVYGVIDQITGSMRNSVVFLILFFAVGVFLLLRVPRKDQSAENN; encoded by the coding sequence TTGAAACAAGTACTCCCTAAAGGCAGTAAGAAACTCATGCGTGCTTGGGCTTTCTACGACTGGGCCAATTCGGTTTACAGCTTAGTGATAGCCTCGGCCATTTTTCCAATCTATTACGGAGCCCTTTTCGAAATTGCCCAAGTAGACAGTGTTAATTTTCTCGGTTTTGAGATACCGCAAACACCTTTTATCACCTATGTTACCGCTGCTGCGTTTTTGGTGGTTTCCATAATATCACCGATCCTATCTGGTATTGCAGATTACGTCGGGAACAAGAAGAATTTCATGAAGTTCTTCTGCTATCTGGGCTCTTTATCTTGTATGGCCTTGTACTTCTTTGATCTGGATTATCTCTACCTCAGTGCCACAGCCTACTTTTTGGCCCTAATTGGATTTTGGGGTAGTCTGGTTTTCTACAATTCATACCTGCCAGATGTAGCCTATCCGGAGCAACAAGATCGCTTGAGTGCTCAGGGCTTTTCCATGGGTTACATTGGGAGCGTACTTTTATTGGTGGTCAACCTGGTCATGGTGTTAGGAGCACCAGAAGGAGGCGAGATGGCCGCTATGAAATGGTCGTTTGTTATGGTGGGTGTATGGTGGATCTTGTTCAGTCAGTATTCTTTTTACCACTTACCCAAAGGGAACTCTGCCAGCGGTAAAATCCACAGAAAGATCTTAGGTAATGGCTATAAAGAGCTAAGAGGCGTTTATCGGTCACTCTCTAGCAATCCCAGACTTAAAAGGTATCTGGCGGCTTTCTTTGTTTATTCTATGGCCGTGCAAACAGTAATGCTTGTAGCGACCTATTTTGGCGAACAAGAGATCGCTTGGGGCGGCAGTTCCGAAAAGACTATGGGGCTTATTGTGAGTATATTGGTGATTCAATTGGTAGCGGTAATTGGAGCAACGCTTACTGCGAGGGCGTCAAGAAGTTTTGGGAATATTCAGACCTTGGTGGTCATCAATATCATCTGGGTTGCGATCTGTGTGGTCGCCTATTTCATAACAGAACCTTTTGAGTTCTATGCTACTGCGGGAGTAGTTGGTTTGGTCATGGGTGGCATTCAGGCACTTTCCAGATCTACTTATTCAAAGTTCTTGCCCGAGACAGAAGACACCACTTCTTATTTCAGTTTTTACGATGTAGCGGAGAAGATCGGTATTGTTATCGGAATGGGAGTTTACGGTGTAATAGATCAAATTACCGGAAGCATGAGAAATTCCGTCGTTTTTCTGATCTTGTTCTTTGCCGTGGGCGTATTTCTGCTCTTGCGGGTACCTCGAAAAGACCAGTCCGCAGAAAATAATTAA
- the lpdA gene encoding dihydrolipoyl dehydrogenase, whose amino-acid sequence MTQYDVIVLGSGPGGYVTAIRASQLGFKTAVVEKESLGGVCLNWGCIPTKALLKSAQVFEYLKHAEDYGLTVDNADKDFGKVVARSRSVADGMSKGVQFLMKKNKIDVIEGHGKLKPGKKVEVNGTEYKADHIIIATGARSRELGNLPQDGKKVIGYRQAMTLDKQPKSMIVVGSGAIGVEFAHFYNTMGTEVTIVEYLPNLVPLEDEEVSKQFERSFKKAGIKVMTNASLESVDTSGKGVKATIKTKKGEEVLEADIVLSAVGIKSNIENIGLEDVGIVTDRDKIVVNDWYQTNIPGYYAIGDVVPGPALAHVASAEGITCVEKIKGMHVEPIDYGNIPGCTYATPEIASVGMTEKQAKEAGYDIKVGKFPFSASGKASAGGHKDGFVKVIFDAKYGEWLGCHMIGAGVTDMIAEAVLGRKLETTGHEVLKAVHPHPTMSEAVMEAVADAYDEVIHL is encoded by the coding sequence ATGACGCAATACGATGTTATAGTTCTGGGAAGTGGCCCTGGGGGTTATGTAACCGCTATCCGCGCTTCTCAACTCGGTTTTAAAACTGCAGTAGTAGAAAAAGAAAGCCTGGGTGGGGTTTGTTTGAACTGGGGATGTATCCCTACCAAAGCCTTGCTTAAGAGTGCTCAGGTATTCGAATACTTAAAACATGCCGAAGATTACGGCCTTACTGTGGATAACGCAGACAAGGACTTCGGAAAGGTCGTAGCGCGTAGCCGTTCTGTTGCTGATGGGATGAGTAAAGGCGTTCAGTTCTTGATGAAAAAGAACAAAATCGATGTGATTGAAGGGCACGGAAAACTCAAACCAGGAAAAAAGGTAGAAGTTAACGGAACTGAATACAAAGCAGATCATATCATTATTGCTACTGGAGCTCGCTCGAGAGAACTAGGTAATTTACCGCAAGACGGGAAAAAAGTGATTGGATATCGTCAAGCCATGACCCTGGACAAGCAACCTAAGAGCATGATCGTTGTTGGATCTGGAGCTATTGGAGTGGAGTTCGCTCACTTTTACAATACCATGGGAACCGAGGTTACCATAGTAGAGTATTTGCCAAACCTTGTACCATTAGAAGACGAGGAAGTATCCAAACAATTTGAGCGTTCGTTTAAGAAAGCGGGCATCAAAGTAATGACCAATGCGTCGTTAGAAAGCGTTGATACCTCTGGGAAAGGAGTTAAGGCTACCATTAAGACCAAAAAAGGCGAAGAAGTCCTCGAGGCTGACATTGTATTGTCTGCTGTTGGAATCAAATCAAACATTGAAAATATAGGTTTAGAAGACGTCGGAATTGTTACCGATCGTGACAAGATCGTTGTGAACGACTGGTACCAGACCAACATTCCTGGTTATTACGCCATTGGTGATGTAGTACCTGGTCCTGCCCTAGCCCACGTGGCCTCCGCAGAAGGTATTACTTGTGTTGAAAAGATCAAAGGAATGCACGTTGAACCAATCGACTACGGTAACATTCCTGGCTGTACTTATGCAACTCCAGAGATCGCTTCTGTAGGGATGACAGAAAAGCAAGCCAAAGAGGCTGGTTATGACATTAAAGTTGGAAAGTTCCCTTTCTCTGCTTCTGGTAAAGCTAGCGCCGGTGGACACAAAGACGGTTTCGTAAAAGTGATCTTTGATGCTAAATACGGTGAATGGCTGGGTTGTCATATGATAGGTGCTGGTGTTACGGACATGATCGCAGAGGCGGTGTTGGGTCGTAAATTAGAGACTACAGGACACGAAGTATTGAAAGCGGTTCACCCGCACCCAACTATGAGTGAAGCTGTAATGGAAGCCGTTGCAGATGCATACGATGAAGTGATACACCTCTAG
- a CDS encoding RNA polymerase sigma factor → MALTQPNTDQPIEALLGLCRDGNQLAQLEVYNRYQKAMYNTAFRIVKDSLEAEDVMQESFIAAFNKLDTFKGDATFGSWLKRIVVNNSIAQYKKNKRFTDVSVDQLPETVEESSSLTEADYSQVKVAAVMEGLSALKDNYRQVLSLHLIEGYDHEEICEIMKISYGNCRTMISRAKESLRQKLSV, encoded by the coding sequence TTGGCACTAACCCAACCAAATACAGACCAACCCATTGAAGCCCTTTTGGGTCTTTGCAGAGACGGTAATCAATTGGCGCAATTGGAGGTCTATAACCGATATCAGAAAGCGATGTACAACACTGCTTTTCGAATAGTAAAGGATTCTCTGGAGGCCGAGGACGTTATGCAAGAATCTTTTATCGCTGCCTTTAACAAGCTAGATACGTTTAAAGGCGATGCTACCTTCGGATCTTGGTTGAAGCGTATAGTGGTAAACAACAGTATTGCCCAATACAAGAAAAACAAACGTTTTACCGACGTTTCGGTGGACCAGTTACCAGAAACCGTAGAAGAATCGAGCTCATTGACAGAGGCAGATTATTCACAAGTAAAGGTAGCAGCGGTCATGGAAGGCTTAAGTGCCTTAAAGGACAATTACAGACAGGTGTTGAGCCTGCATCTGATAGAAGGATATGATCATGAAGAGATCTGTGAGATCATGAAAATAAGTTACGGGAATTGCCGTACCATGATCTCTAGAGCGAAAGAAAGTTTAAGACAGAAACTTAGCGTATGA
- a CDS encoding M48 family metallopeptidase: MIFKKSLTLAAFCALMVACTTNPFTGKKTLALVPNSQILPMAFQQYDQFLSENKVVTGTAEANMVKNVGQKISTAAERWLNANGYAGYLKDYQWEFNLVQDGAVNAWCMPGGKIVFYTGIMPIANGERGVAAIMGHEVAHALANHGQQRMSAGQLQALGAVAGNVALSKDPKNQQIFNQAYGIGSTVGVMLPFSRKHESEADRIGLTIMAIAGYEPTEAVQLWRRMAANSGGQAPPEFLSTHPSNETRINNIKGWVPEAKAEAAKFGVTSFK, encoded by the coding sequence ATGATATTCAAGAAATCACTAACTCTGGCTGCCTTTTGTGCCCTCATGGTAGCCTGTACTACTAATCCTTTCACTGGAAAAAAGACCTTGGCTTTGGTGCCAAATTCACAAATACTACCTATGGCGTTCCAGCAATACGATCAGTTTTTATCTGAGAACAAGGTTGTAACAGGTACTGCGGAGGCCAATATGGTTAAGAATGTTGGTCAGAAAATCTCTACTGCAGCCGAGCGCTGGCTCAATGCGAATGGCTATGCCGGATATCTAAAAGACTACCAATGGGAATTCAACTTGGTGCAAGACGGAGCGGTAAATGCTTGGTGTATGCCAGGAGGGAAGATAGTATTCTACACGGGAATCATGCCTATCGCTAACGGCGAACGAGGCGTAGCGGCCATTATGGGTCATGAGGTTGCGCACGCCTTGGCGAACCACGGTCAACAGCGTATGAGCGCCGGACAGTTACAAGCCTTAGGAGCAGTTGCCGGAAACGTTGCCTTGAGCAAAGACCCTAAGAATCAGCAGATCTTTAATCAGGCCTATGGAATCGGATCTACAGTAGGGGTAATGCTACCATTTAGTAGAAAGCACGAGTCCGAAGCAGATCGCATTGGACTTACCATTATGGCTATAGCCGGTTATGAGCCCACGGAGGCGGTTCAACTTTGGAGACGCATGGCTGCGAATTCGGGCGGACAAGCCCCACCGGAATTCTTAAGTACGCACCCGAGCAACGAAACGCGAATCAACAATATTAAAGGTTGGGTGCCGGAAGCCAAGGCCGAAGCAGCTAAATTTGGAGTTACCTCTTTCAAATAG
- the xerD gene encoding site-specific tyrosine recombinase XerD — protein sequence MNWKSALKDYATYLKIERGLSANTINNYTLDVQKLVRWLDESACSDGPVDIDQERIQEFIYAIAKEVNPRTQSRIISGLKGFFNYLIFEKYRKDNPLELLEAPKIGRKLPDTLSIAEVDRLLMAVDLSHPQGTRNRAMLETLYGSGLRVTELVELKLSDLFFEEGVIKVTGKGNKQRFVPVSQASVKYIDLYRTTERIQLSIAPGHEDTLFLNRRGKGLTRAMIFTLVKRLAESAGIQKSISPHTFRHSFATHLLENGADLRAIQQMLGHESITTTEVYMHVDRSHLTEIIRKFHPRSKNT from the coding sequence ATGAATTGGAAATCGGCCCTGAAAGATTACGCTACTTACCTCAAGATAGAGCGCGGCCTTTCTGCCAATACCATAAACAATTACACCCTTGATGTGCAAAAGTTAGTGCGTTGGTTGGATGAATCTGCGTGCAGTGATGGCCCTGTTGATATTGATCAGGAGCGGATTCAAGAATTTATCTATGCCATTGCGAAAGAGGTAAACCCAAGAACGCAAAGCCGCATAATATCTGGCCTGAAAGGCTTTTTCAACTACCTGATCTTTGAAAAGTATCGCAAAGACAATCCTTTGGAGTTACTGGAAGCACCTAAGATTGGACGAAAATTACCCGATACGCTTTCTATAGCGGAAGTGGATAGACTACTTATGGCTGTAGATCTAAGCCATCCGCAGGGAACTCGAAACCGTGCCATGTTAGAAACGCTTTACGGCAGTGGCCTAAGGGTTACCGAGTTGGTAGAACTAAAACTCTCGGACCTATTCTTTGAAGAAGGAGTGATCAAGGTTACAGGAAAGGGCAACAAGCAGCGTTTTGTACCAGTAAGCCAAGCTTCTGTTAAATATATTGACCTTTACCGTACCACAGAACGCATTCAGCTCAGCATTGCTCCCGGGCACGAAGACACTTTGTTTTTGAATCGCCGCGGAAAAGGACTCACGCGCGCCATGATCTTTACTTTGGTAAAACGCTTGGCAGAATCCGCAGGAATTCAAAAGAGCATCTCTCCGCACACCTTTAGGCATTCTTTTGCGACTCACCTGCTAGAGAACGGAGCAGATTTGCGGGCTATTCAACAAATGTTAGGTCATGAAAGCATTACCACAACAGAAGTCTATATGCATGTTGATCGTTCGCATTTGACTGAAATTATCCGTAAATTTCATCCTAGAAGTAAAAACACATGA
- a CDS encoding head GIN domain-containing protein yields the protein MKSTIKLLSVLFLLCALPAQAQWGNKKVNGNGNVTTETVSTGDYDVIAAVGPMDVYLVSGSEGRISVEADSNFHEYIVVETEGDKLIVKVKKGYYLKSKNPIKVTVPFEDLSGVKLTGSGDVMTRDAISADNFEAAITGSGDVNLEVNARKATFKITGSGDMRLKGSADSASLKISGSGDFDGRMFRTQDAEVAISGSGDAKVYAEGSLKARVNGSGDITYGGNPSVDKKVSGSGSISARN from the coding sequence ATGAAATCCACAATCAAACTATTAAGCGTACTTTTTTTACTGTGTGCCCTACCAGCACAGGCCCAATGGGGTAACAAAAAGGTAAACGGAAACGGCAATGTGACCACAGAAACTGTTTCTACTGGAGACTACGATGTGATCGCAGCAGTCGGACCCATGGATGTTTACTTAGTAAGCGGATCAGAAGGTCGCATCAGCGTAGAAGCAGACAGTAACTTCCACGAGTATATCGTAGTAGAGACCGAAGGTGACAAGCTAATTGTAAAGGTTAAAAAAGGTTATTACCTAAAGTCTAAGAACCCTATCAAGGTCACTGTTCCTTTTGAAGATCTTAGCGGCGTTAAACTAACGGGTTCTGGTGATGTAATGACCAGAGATGCCATTAGCGCAGATAATTTTGAGGCGGCCATTACTGGCTCCGGAGATGTAAACCTAGAAGTAAATGCCCGTAAGGCAACTTTTAAGATCACCGGTTCTGGCGATATGCGTCTCAAAGGTAGCGCAGACAGTGCAAGTTTAAAGATCAGCGGTAGCGGTGACTTTGACGGTCGCATGTTCCGCACACAAGATGCCGAAGTAGCTATTTCTGGCTCCGGAGATGCCAAAGTCTATGCAGAAGGCAGTCTAAAAGCTAGAGTTAATGGGTCTGGCGATATCACTTATGGCGGCAACCCGTCTGTAGACAAGAAGGTATCAGGTTCTGGAAGCATCAGCGCTAGAAACTAA
- a CDS encoding outer membrane beta-barrel protein, which produces MKKVFLFAALLFAGIGSLQAQGEFRAGLSGGIPIGDSGDFATFAIAVDLGYLLEISDEFDAGVTTGYTHTFGDEVTIAGVTFEVDDDQFIPIAASGRFEVAPNFTLGADVGYAIGINDGNDGGFYYSPRAPYSVSEAIDIVAAYRGVSVNGGSWDVISAGVEFGID; this is translated from the coding sequence ATGAAGAAAGTATTTTTATTTGCAGCATTGTTATTTGCAGGAATCGGATCACTGCAAGCGCAAGGCGAATTCAGAGCCGGACTTAGTGGTGGAATACCCATAGGTGATTCTGGAGATTTCGCAACATTCGCTATTGCCGTAGACCTAGGCTATCTCCTAGAAATTTCTGACGAGTTTGACGCCGGTGTCACCACGGGTTATACGCACACCTTTGGTGACGAAGTCACCATAGCCGGTGTAACTTTCGAAGTAGATGACGATCAATTCATTCCTATTGCGGCTTCTGGTCGATTTGAAGTAGCTCCGAACTTTACCCTTGGTGCCGATGTTGGCTATGCCATTGGGATCAATGATGGTAATGACGGTGGATTTTATTATTCGCCTAGGGCTCCATACAGCGTTAGTGAGGCTATAGATATAGTGGCGGCATATCGCGGTGTTAGTGTCAATGGAGGATCTTGGGACGTTATTTCTGCTGGTGTAGAGTTTGGCATAGACTAA
- a CDS encoding type II 3-dehydroquinate dehydratase, protein MTICIINGPNLNLLGKRETNVYGSLSFEEFLDELKAKYPEVYFDYYQSNVEGELINKIQEVGFTADGILLNAGAYTHTSVGIGDAVRAVSTPVVEVHISNTFAREEFRHDSFISAHAKGVVIGFGLQSYELGLQSFL, encoded by the coding sequence ATGACTATTTGTATCATTAACGGACCAAATTTGAACTTACTGGGAAAGCGAGAGACCAATGTATATGGCAGTTTGTCCTTTGAAGAGTTTTTAGATGAGCTCAAGGCCAAGTACCCTGAGGTATATTTCGATTATTACCAATCTAACGTAGAAGGAGAGCTGATCAACAAAATTCAGGAAGTAGGTTTTACTGCGGATGGCATTTTGCTCAATGCAGGTGCCTACACCCATACTTCGGTTGGAATAGGCGATGCAGTCCGCGCTGTAAGTACGCCAGTGGTAGAAGTGCATATCTCTAATACTTTCGCACGTGAGGAATTCCGTCACGACTCCTTCATATCTGCTCATGCCAAGGGAGTAGTTATTGGATTTGGCCTGCAGAGTTATGAACTCGGTTTACAGAGCTTTTTATAG
- a CDS encoding DUF6515 family protein has product MRPFLLAIIALLMFTTSCARSVVVTPSTQVTVVKTAPKNHRIVMIRGQRYYTWNGKHYKKTRQGYVLVRI; this is encoded by the coding sequence ATGAGACCTTTTTTATTGGCTATTATTGCCCTTTTAATGTTCACCACTTCTTGTGCGAGATCTGTGGTGGTAACTCCTAGCACCCAAGTCACTGTTGTAAAGACAGCTCCAAAAAATCACCGGATAGTTATGATACGTGGACAACGCTATTACACTTGGAATGGTAAGCACTACAAAAAGACCAGACAGGGATACGTCTTGGTACGAATTTAA
- a CDS encoding aldo/keto reductase — translation MKHLKFRDNSTIPALGLGTWKSSPEVVKKAILDAIELGYRHIDCAAIYQNEDVIGEAFQEAFDSGLVKREELFVTSKLWNDAHKASDVRPALEKTLKDLRLDYLDLYLIHWPVAFKPGVTMPENPSQYASLEEIPLEETWAEMEAAKKDGLAKHIGVSNFSVPKLKRVMDHAEEAPEMNQVEGHPLLQQPELHQFCNDNGILITAYSPLGSTDRSAAMKADDEPDMFELPEIKAIADKHEVTPAQVLLGWHVNRGNTVIPKSTNKGRQAQNLAAADLSLSEEDMDTIAGLDRHFRYVNGKFFENEEKGYVNIFND, via the coding sequence ATGAAGCATTTAAAATTTAGAGACAATTCGACTATTCCGGCTTTGGGCTTAGGGACTTGGAAATCAAGTCCGGAGGTAGTTAAAAAAGCAATACTTGACGCCATTGAACTCGGTTACAGACACATTGACTGTGCCGCAATCTACCAGAACGAAGATGTCATTGGAGAGGCCTTTCAAGAAGCATTTGACAGTGGTTTGGTCAAGCGAGAAGAACTGTTTGTGACCTCTAAATTGTGGAATGATGCCCACAAGGCAAGTGATGTTCGTCCGGCCTTAGAAAAGACCTTAAAGGATCTGCGTTTGGATTATTTAGATCTCTACTTGATCCACTGGCCGGTAGCCTTTAAACCCGGAGTGACCATGCCAGAGAACCCGAGTCAATATGCGTCCTTAGAAGAGATCCCTTTGGAAGAGACCTGGGCCGAAATGGAAGCCGCTAAAAAAGATGGCTTGGCTAAGCATATCGGTGTATCCAACTTCAGCGTTCCGAAGTTAAAAAGGGTAATGGACCATGCCGAGGAAGCTCCAGAAATGAATCAAGTGGAAGGGCATCCACTACTCCAACAACCGGAATTGCACCAATTCTGTAATGACAACGGTATCTTGATCACAGCTTACTCACCTTTAGGTTCTACGGACCGCTCTGCGGCTATGAAGGCAGACGATGAGCCCGACATGTTCGAACTTCCAGAGATTAAGGCCATAGCTGATAAGCATGAGGTAACTCCAGCACAAGTCCTTTTAGGCTGGCATGTGAATCGTGGCAATACGGTGATTCCAAAATCGACCAACAAAGGGCGTCAAGCACAGAATCTGGCGGCAGCCGATCTCTCTCTTTCAGAAGAAGACATGGATACCATTGCTGGTTTAGACCGTCATTTCCGTTATGTCAATGGAAAATTCTTTGAGAACGAAGAAAAAGGTTATGTGAATATTTTCAATGATTGA
- a CDS encoding DUF2200 domain-containing protein, with the protein MAKSDTSHHDERIANMAFGSVLPHYISKIEKKGRTQEEMYSVIQWLTGYDKDQILAHAANKTNFRDFFDQCELNPNANLITGVICGYRVEEISNETTRQCRYLDKLIDELARGKKLERILRKPK; encoded by the coding sequence ATGGCCAAATCAGACACCAGTCATCACGATGAGCGAATTGCCAATATGGCTTTTGGATCCGTCCTACCGCATTACATCAGCAAAATAGAAAAGAAAGGGCGCACTCAAGAAGAAATGTATTCAGTAATACAATGGCTGACCGGTTATGATAAAGACCAAATCTTAGCGCACGCTGCAAACAAGACCAACTTTAGAGATTTCTTTGATCAGTGTGAACTAAACCCTAATGCCAATTTGATTACTGGTGTAATTTGTGGTTATCGCGTTGAGGAGATCAGCAATGAGACCACCAGGCAGTGTCGTTATTTAGACAAGCTTATTGACGAGCTGGCCCGTGGTAAAAAGCTGGAGCGTATCCTCAGAAAACCAAAATAA